A window from Pseudomonas kribbensis encodes these proteins:
- the tauB gene encoding taurine ABC transporter ATP-binding subunit — translation MALLQLERISAQYPGSPEPVLSDISLTLGPQQLLVALGPSGSGKTSLLNLIAGFVEPSAGRITLDNVPVKGPSAERGVVFQDDALLPWQDVLANVAFGLELAGVAKDKREQIAREMLALVDLSGFEKRRIWQLSGGQKQRVGLARALAADPRVLLMDEPFGALDAFTREQMQELLLQVWQRTAKPVFLITHDIEEAVFLATDLILLAPNPGQIVERLHLDFGKRYAAGESARAIKSDPRFIETREHVLAKVFSQRSAVQRQERA, via the coding sequence ATGGCCTTGCTACAGCTGGAGCGCATCAGCGCACAGTATCCCGGCAGCCCGGAACCGGTACTGTCCGACATTTCCCTGACCCTCGGTCCTCAGCAATTGCTGGTGGCCCTCGGCCCGTCCGGCAGTGGCAAGACTTCGCTGTTGAACCTGATTGCCGGTTTCGTCGAACCGAGCGCCGGCCGTATCACCCTCGACAACGTGCCGGTCAAAGGCCCGAGCGCCGAGCGCGGCGTGGTGTTCCAGGACGACGCCCTGCTGCCCTGGCAGGACGTGCTGGCCAACGTCGCCTTCGGCCTTGAACTGGCCGGTGTGGCCAAAGACAAACGCGAACAGATCGCCCGGGAAATGCTCGCGCTGGTCGATCTCTCCGGTTTTGAAAAGCGTCGCATCTGGCAGCTCTCCGGCGGCCAGAAGCAACGTGTCGGCCTGGCCCGCGCCCTTGCCGCCGACCCGCGCGTTTTGCTGATGGACGAACCCTTCGGTGCCCTCGACGCCTTCACCCGCGAACAGATGCAGGAGCTGTTGCTGCAAGTCTGGCAACGCACCGCCAAACCGGTATTCCTGATTACCCACGACATTGAAGAAGCGGTGTTCCTCGCCACTGACCTGATTCTGCTGGCACCGAATCCGGGGCAGATCGTCGAGCGTCTGCACCTGGATTTCGGCAAGCGTTACGCTGCCGGTGAATCGGCGCGGGCGATCAAGTCCGATCCGCGCTTCATCGAAACCCGCGAACACGTGCTCGCCAAAGTATTTTCGCAACGCAGCGCCGTTCAGCGGCAGGAGCGCGCATGA
- the mgrA gene encoding L-glyceraldehyde 3-phosphate reductase encodes MTYTAAENRYDSIPYRRVGRSGLVLPALSLGLWHNFGDSTPIDTQRSLLRTAFDLGINHFDLANNYGPPYGSAETNFGRLLREDFKQYRDELIISSKAGWDMWPGPYGQGGGSRKYVLASLDQSLQRLGLDYVDIFYSHRFDPDTPLEETASALATAVQQGKALYIGISSYSGVKTREIAALLKEWKVPLLIHQPAYNLLNRWVEKDLLDTTDELGTGVIAFTPLAQGLLTDKYLNGVPADARVNRPGGGSLQASHLSEANIAHVRALNEIAKRRGQSLAQLALAWTLRDPRVTSALIGASRPEQIVENVGALKNLSFSAEELAEIDRFAQEGGINLWEKPSTAV; translated from the coding sequence ATGACTTACACCGCTGCCGAAAACCGCTATGACTCCATCCCTTACCGCCGCGTCGGACGCAGCGGTCTGGTATTGCCTGCGCTGTCTCTGGGCCTGTGGCACAACTTCGGTGACAGCACGCCGATCGACACTCAGCGCTCGTTGCTGCGCACGGCGTTCGATCTGGGGATCAACCACTTCGACCTGGCCAACAACTACGGCCCGCCCTATGGCAGCGCCGAGACCAATTTCGGCCGCCTGCTGCGCGAAGACTTCAAGCAGTACCGCGATGAACTGATCATCTCCAGCAAGGCCGGTTGGGACATGTGGCCCGGCCCTTACGGCCAGGGCGGCGGCTCGCGCAAATACGTGTTGGCCAGCCTCGACCAGAGCCTGCAACGCCTGGGCCTGGACTATGTGGATATCTTCTATTCGCACCGCTTCGACCCGGACACCCCACTGGAAGAAACCGCCAGCGCCCTCGCCACGGCGGTGCAGCAGGGCAAGGCGTTGTACATCGGCATCTCGTCGTACTCCGGGGTGAAAACCCGTGAAATCGCCGCGTTGCTCAAAGAGTGGAAAGTGCCGCTGCTGATTCACCAACCGGCCTACAACCTGCTCAACCGCTGGGTGGAAAAGGACCTGCTCGACACCACCGACGAACTCGGCACCGGCGTGATTGCATTCACCCCGCTGGCGCAAGGTCTGCTGACCGACAAATACCTCAACGGCGTGCCGGCGGATGCACGGGTCAATCGTCCGGGTGGTGGTTCGTTGCAGGCTTCGCACTTGTCCGAGGCGAACATTGCTCACGTGCGGGCGCTGAACGAGATCGCCAAGCGTCGAGGGCAAAGCCTGGCGCAACTGGCATTAGCGTGGACCTTGCGCGATCCTCGGGTGACCTCGGCGCTGATCGGCGCGAGCCGGCCGGAGCAGATTGTCGAGAACGTCGGGGCGTTGAAGAACCTGAGCTTTAGTGCGGAGGAGCTGGCGGAGATTGACCGGTTTGCTCAGGAGGGCGGGATTAATCTTTGGGAGAAGCCTTCGACGGCGGTGTAG
- the tauC gene encoding taurine ABC transporter permease TauC — translation MSSYDVSATAVKPAATSVVIPVRRSLSTRWISLLTLFALLVIWWAVTATGLIEPLFLPPPSAVLQKGWLLATTGYMDSTLWQHLGASLSRIGLGLGFAILTAVPVGIAIGANRIARGVLDPLIEFYRPIPPLAYLPLIVIWCGIGELSKVLLIYLAIFAPIAIATATGVRTVDPAKLRAAQSLGATRAQLIRHVILPSALPDILTGVRIGLGVGWSTLVAAELIAATSGLGFMVQSAAQFLVTDVVVLGILVIALIAFAMEMGLRALQRKLVPWHGQAH, via the coding sequence ATGAGCAGTTACGACGTTTCCGCCACCGCAGTAAAACCTGCCGCCACCTCGGTGGTGATTCCCGTGCGCCGCAGCCTCAGCACCCGCTGGATCAGCCTGCTGACCTTGTTCGCGTTGCTGGTGATCTGGTGGGCCGTGACCGCCACCGGCCTGATCGAACCGCTGTTCCTGCCGCCACCGTCCGCCGTGCTGCAAAAAGGCTGGTTGCTGGCGACCACGGGCTACATGGATTCGACGTTGTGGCAGCACTTGGGCGCGAGCCTGAGCCGCATCGGTCTGGGCCTCGGTTTTGCGATTTTGACCGCCGTGCCGGTGGGCATTGCCATCGGCGCCAACCGCATCGCCCGTGGGGTGCTGGATCCGCTGATCGAGTTCTACCGCCCTATTCCGCCACTCGCCTATCTGCCGCTGATCGTGATCTGGTGCGGTATCGGCGAGCTGTCGAAAGTGCTGCTGATCTACCTGGCGATTTTCGCCCCGATCGCGATTGCCACCGCCACCGGCGTGCGCACCGTGGACCCGGCCAAACTGCGCGCCGCGCAATCGTTGGGCGCTACCCGCGCGCAACTGATCCGCCACGTGATTTTGCCCAGCGCCCTGCCGGACATTCTGACCGGTGTGCGCATTGGCCTCGGTGTCGGCTGGTCGACTCTGGTCGCTGCCGAATTGATCGCGGCCACAAGCGGACTTGGCTTCATGGTGCAGTCAGCTGCGCAATTCCTGGTCACCGATGTGGTGGTGCTGGGGATTCTGGTCATCGCCCTGATCGCCTTCGCCATGGAAATGGGCCTGCGTGCCCTGCAACGCAAACTGGTGCCGTGGCACGGCCAGGCCCACTGA
- a CDS encoding helix-turn-helix domain-containing protein produces the protein MRTGVAGFQSERLKQLRLTFGITQTALAEMVGRASGNISKWENGVQVPEADAFQRLCEVFGVSENWLLEEQIVTSERTPFFFRSQVSATANAREIAEVRLEWLQDVSYKLQESLEFVAVNVPHLEESNCLLISDEEIERMASECRQAWGLGTAPIPNVIQVLENAGIVCTRTTLGHLKMDGVSNWYELDQRPYVLLVADKANGIRNRFDAAHELGHIVLHRHVSKEQYESNYDLLESQAHRFASAFLMPAESFLREIRWPTLDTLLALKPRWKVSVAAMVRRCQDLEIINETTTTRLWKARSARGWVKGEPMDADFDFERPQLIARGVKMLVENKVLSRSQLRQLLGLPLPTLESLCSLDKGYFTLPDQSQVIDMQLRKRTARDSFFSETAEVLGFPSKK, from the coding sequence ATGAGAACTGGAGTCGCGGGCTTCCAGTCCGAGCGTCTCAAGCAGTTACGGCTCACGTTTGGCATCACCCAAACCGCGTTAGCCGAAATGGTGGGGCGCGCCTCTGGAAACATCTCCAAATGGGAAAACGGGGTGCAGGTTCCTGAGGCCGATGCTTTCCAACGACTATGTGAGGTCTTCGGCGTCAGTGAGAATTGGCTACTTGAAGAACAAATCGTAACGAGTGAGCGTACGCCGTTCTTTTTTCGATCTCAGGTAAGTGCCACGGCAAACGCCAGGGAAATAGCGGAAGTACGCCTGGAATGGCTTCAGGACGTCTCGTATAAGCTTCAGGAAAGCCTGGAATTCGTCGCAGTAAATGTTCCTCATCTGGAAGAAAGTAACTGCTTGCTGATTTCGGACGAAGAAATCGAACGAATGGCCAGCGAATGCCGCCAAGCCTGGGGGCTTGGGACTGCTCCTATCCCCAATGTCATTCAGGTTCTCGAAAACGCAGGCATCGTCTGTACTCGGACCACATTGGGCCATTTGAAAATGGATGGCGTTTCAAATTGGTACGAGTTGGATCAGCGACCTTATGTCCTCCTTGTAGCAGACAAGGCGAACGGCATACGAAACCGATTCGATGCTGCACATGAATTGGGGCATATCGTTCTACATCGTCATGTATCGAAGGAGCAGTACGAATCGAATTACGATCTGCTTGAGTCTCAGGCTCATCGATTCGCCAGCGCATTCCTGATGCCAGCGGAGAGCTTCCTGAGAGAAATTCGATGGCCTACCTTGGATACTTTGCTAGCGTTGAAACCACGCTGGAAAGTCTCTGTAGCAGCAATGGTTCGTAGATGCCAGGATCTGGAAATAATCAACGAAACCACTACAACAAGACTGTGGAAGGCTAGGTCAGCAAGAGGATGGGTCAAAGGTGAGCCGATGGACGCTGACTTCGACTTTGAAAGGCCTCAGTTGATTGCACGAGGCGTAAAAATGCTCGTGGAAAATAAAGTCCTTTCTCGATCTCAACTCAGACAGTTGCTCGGATTACCGCTACCCACACTGGAAAGCCTATGCAGTTTGGACAAGGGTTACTTCACCCTGCCAGATCAGTCACAGGTGATCGACATGCAACTGAGAAAACGAACCGCAAGAGATTCATTTTTCAGCGAGACCGCAGAAGTACTCGGGTTCCCGAGCAAAAAGTAA
- a CDS encoding LLM class flavin-dependent oxidoreductase, with product MSRQLKLGAFLMATGHHVAAWRHPDVPANAGLDFAHYKRLAQIAEAAKFDTLFVADSVAAPTHDIASRMARSDHFEPLTLLSALSAVTEHIGLIATATTSYNEPYHVARKFASLDHLSGGRAGWNLVTSDNAAEAQNFGRDEHIGHAERYSRAREFHQVVTGLWDSWQDDAFIRDKASGAYYDPEKLHVLDHVGEHFKVKGPLNVARSPQGQPVIVQAGSSETGRELAAQTAEVVFTAQTSLASAQAFYADLKGRLPKYGRSADSLKIMPGVFVVVGQTEADAQEKCETFQQLVEPEVGVALLGRMLGNFDLSKYPLDGPLPELPLTDSGQQSRQKLLTELAGREHLTLAELGRRIAGGRGHYSVVGTPAQIADRLQEWFEQGAADGFNVLVPHLPGGLEDFANGVVPELQRRGLFRTEYEGRTLRQNLGLARPDNRFA from the coding sequence ATGAGCAGACAGCTGAAACTCGGCGCATTCCTCATGGCCACCGGGCACCACGTCGCCGCGTGGCGTCACCCGGACGTGCCGGCGAACGCCGGGCTGGATTTCGCCCATTACAAACGCCTGGCGCAGATTGCCGAGGCGGCGAAGTTCGACACTTTGTTCGTCGCCGACAGCGTCGCCGCGCCGACCCACGACATCGCCAGCCGCATGGCCCGTTCGGATCACTTCGAACCGCTGACCTTGCTCTCGGCCTTGAGCGCGGTGACCGAGCACATCGGCCTGATCGCTACGGCCACCACCAGCTACAACGAGCCGTACCACGTGGCGCGTAAATTCGCTTCGCTCGATCACCTGTCCGGCGGGCGAGCGGGGTGGAATCTGGTGACTTCGGACAACGCCGCCGAAGCGCAGAATTTCGGCCGCGACGAACACATCGGCCATGCAGAACGCTACAGCCGTGCCCGGGAATTTCATCAGGTAGTCACCGGGCTTTGGGACAGTTGGCAGGACGACGCCTTCATTCGCGACAAGGCCAGCGGCGCCTATTACGACCCGGAAAAACTGCATGTGCTGGATCACGTCGGCGAGCACTTCAAGGTCAAAGGCCCGCTGAATGTCGCGCGTTCGCCACAGGGTCAGCCGGTGATCGTGCAGGCCGGCTCGTCGGAAACCGGGCGGGAACTGGCGGCGCAGACGGCCGAGGTGGTGTTCACCGCGCAGACCTCGCTGGCCAGCGCCCAAGCGTTCTACGCCGACCTCAAGGGCCGTTTGCCGAAGTACGGACGGAGTGCCGATTCGCTGAAAATCATGCCCGGCGTGTTTGTCGTGGTCGGGCAGACGGAAGCCGACGCGCAGGAAAAATGTGAAACGTTTCAGCAATTGGTCGAACCCGAGGTTGGCGTCGCCCTGCTTGGGCGTATGCTGGGCAACTTCGATCTGTCGAAGTACCCGCTGGACGGGCCGCTGCCGGAACTGCCGCTGACCGACAGCGGCCAGCAGAGCCGGCAGAAACTGCTGACAGAACTGGCCGGCCGGGAGCATCTGACCCTGGCCGAACTGGGCCGCAGAATCGCCGGCGGCCGCGGGCATTACAGCGTCGTCGGCACGCCGGCGCAGATTGCCGACCGCTTGCAGGAATGGTTCGAGCAGGGCGCGGCGGACGGCTTCAACGTGCTGGTGCCGCACCTGCCCGGCGGGCTCGAAGACTTCGCCAATGGCGTGGTCCCGGAACTGCAACGGCGCGGACTGTTCAGAACCGAATACGAGGGCCGGACCTTGCGCCAGAACCTTGGCCTCGCCCGGCCTGACAATCGCTTTGCGTAG
- the tauA gene encoding taurine ABC transporter substrate-binding protein: MKLNVPLRLLAVASLAAASFLAQAADLTVAYQTTVDPAKVAQADGAYEKATKADISWRKFDNGADVISAIASGDVQIGYLGSSPLTAAVTRKVPVETFLIATQIGAAEALVARDGSGIKTPQDLVGKKIAVPFVSTGHYSLLAALKHWNIDPSKVTVLNLAPPAIIAAWKRGDIDATYVWDPALGVAKENGKVLITSGELAKFGAPTFDAWIVRKDFAEKHPEIVTAFAKVTLDAYADYRKDPKAWIANQSNVDKLVKLSGAKASDIPLLLQGNVYPLAADQVSDLGAPTTKAITDTAAFLKEQGKVEAVLPDYAPYVTPKYITN; the protein is encoded by the coding sequence ATGAAACTGAATGTCCCGCTTCGCCTGCTGGCCGTGGCCTCTCTGGCTGCTGCGAGTTTCCTGGCCCAGGCCGCCGACCTCACCGTCGCCTACCAGACCACCGTTGACCCGGCAAAAGTCGCCCAGGCCGACGGCGCCTATGAAAAAGCCACCAAGGCCGACATCAGCTGGCGCAAGTTCGACAACGGCGCGGACGTCATCTCGGCCATCGCTTCCGGCGATGTGCAGATCGGTTACCTCGGCTCGAGCCCGCTGACCGCAGCCGTCACCCGCAAAGTCCCGGTGGAAACCTTCCTCATCGCCACCCAGATCGGCGCCGCCGAAGCGCTGGTCGCCCGCGACGGCTCCGGCATCAAGACGCCGCAGGATCTGGTCGGCAAGAAAATCGCCGTGCCGTTCGTGTCCACCGGTCACTACAGCCTGCTGGCCGCGCTGAAGCACTGGAACATCGATCCTTCGAAAGTCACCGTTCTCAACCTCGCCCCACCAGCAATCATTGCTGCGTGGAAACGCGGTGACATCGACGCCACCTACGTTTGGGACCCGGCACTGGGTGTGGCCAAGGAAAACGGCAAAGTGCTGATCACTTCCGGTGAACTGGCCAAGTTCGGTGCGCCGACCTTTGACGCCTGGATCGTGCGTAAAGACTTCGCCGAGAAGCACCCGGAAATCGTCACTGCATTCGCCAAGGTCACCCTCGACGCCTACGCCGACTACCGCAAGGATCCGAAAGCCTGGATCGCCAACCAGAGCAACGTCGACAAACTGGTGAAACTCTCCGGCGCCAAGGCCAGCGACATTCCATTGTTGCTGCAGGGCAACGTCTACCCGCTGGCGGCGGATCAGGTCAGTGACCTCGGCGCGCCGACCACCAAAGCCATCACCGACACCGCTGCGTTCCTCAAGGAGCAAGGCAAGGTCGAAGCGGTACTGCCGGACTACGCGCCGTACGTCACCCCCAAGTACATCACCAACTGA
- a CDS encoding LacI family DNA-binding transcriptional regulator — MSEEKPRKRRGAGRVTLNAVARQAGVSAITVSRYFNQPEQVSPERRERIAAVVAELGYVPNLVAGGLASARGKIVGMVIPNISGPIFANTIQGFSDTLSRHGYQLLLASSYFSTEQEENAVRAFLGWSPAALVVTSHFHSAGTEKMLAEADIPVIETWDYQPDREPMQIGFSHFEVGVSAARYLHGKGYRRIAFVQNSAPGDFSALERRDGYAATVRELGLEPWVFAPDADRAPFEAGKQAMEALMNASPRPDAIIFANDNLAAGGLLAGQRAGLKIPEDCAVLGFGDYPFAEMLLPSLSTIKPPALEIGEMAATRVLESLGVLPSDEVQRLNLLQCQVIEREST; from the coding sequence TTGAGCGAAGAAAAGCCCCGCAAACGCCGTGGCGCCGGTCGCGTGACCCTCAACGCGGTGGCGCGCCAGGCCGGTGTTTCGGCGATCACCGTGTCGCGCTACTTCAACCAGCCGGAACAGGTCTCGCCCGAACGCCGCGAGCGGATCGCGGCGGTGGTCGCTGAGCTGGGTTATGTACCGAATCTGGTGGCTGGTGGGCTCGCCTCGGCGCGGGGGAAAATCGTCGGCATGGTGATCCCGAACATCTCCGGGCCGATCTTCGCCAATACCATTCAGGGCTTCAGCGACACCCTCAGCCGTCACGGCTATCAGCTTCTTCTGGCATCGAGTTACTTCAGTACCGAGCAGGAAGAAAACGCGGTGCGGGCCTTTCTTGGCTGGTCGCCGGCAGCGCTGGTAGTGACCAGTCACTTCCACAGTGCGGGCACGGAAAAGATGCTCGCCGAAGCGGATATTCCGGTGATCGAAACCTGGGATTACCAACCGGATCGCGAGCCGATGCAGATCGGCTTTTCGCACTTCGAAGTGGGGGTCAGCGCCGCCCGCTATCTGCACGGCAAAGGCTATCGGCGAATCGCCTTCGTGCAGAACAGCGCCCCCGGCGACTTCAGTGCGCTGGAGCGTCGCGACGGTTACGCCGCGACCGTTCGCGAGTTGGGTCTGGAACCGTGGGTGTTCGCACCGGACGCCGATCGCGCCCCGTTCGAGGCCGGCAAGCAAGCGATGGAAGCACTGATGAACGCCTCACCGCGCCCGGACGCGATCATCTTCGCCAACGACAACCTCGCCGCAGGTGGCCTGCTCGCCGGGCAACGCGCTGGCCTCAAGATCCCCGAAGACTGCGCCGTCCTCGGCTTCGGCGACTACCCGTTCGCCGAGATGCTGCTGCCGAGCCTGAGCACGATCAAACCGCCGGCGCTGGAGATCGGCGAGATGGCGGCGACACGGGTGCTGGAAAGCCTGGGCGTGTTGCCGAGTGATGAGGTGCAGCGACTTAATTTGCTGCAATGCCAAGTCATCGAGCGAGAAAGTACCTGA
- a CDS encoding TonB-dependent receptor — MHNIPGAIHKLAQSIRAAGWILTGLAALPLPAAFAADSTDQEPTLKSVTVTATRREESLQKVPVAVSVIDGEQLERDNRNSVASIVQQVPSLNFRTGASNKDTSLFVRGVGTISTSPGVEPTVATVIDGVVYARPGQSTLDLLDLERAEVLRGPQGTLFGKNASAGVLNITSKAPTAETHGYIDQSYYSGNESRTRFGIGGSLIPDTLKGSISTLFGSYDGNVDNKHNGQEVNGYNHRGVRGKLEFTPNDDVTFTLIADYMQSHDDGPNGVVTKSLTPAFTNALSPVSATSHNRDINTDTRTHVEDTNKGLSGQLDWQLGDYTLTSITAWRGWDNTQYQDGDRLGTVTAAFPGTADKGDLAFDQYSQELRLASPKGGFLEYVGGLFYMHGKDDETYQRTLTTTTRTDRGVADYSTTSDSYAVFGESTLNFTSDLRGIAGLRYTHDDLEYDHRRVSTSATTVSGIQPATSSSGSVDEDGWSGRLGLQYDLSDTVTTYLTYSRGYKGPAYNVFFNMQPRDTEALKPETSNTWEAGIKASSWNNRLTTNLAVFHSDYDNYQANFFDTVAGQVVTRLINAGSVSTEGVELDYALQATQQLKFSGALAYTRARIDQFACPAGAAASCNVNGKPLPFSPDWKSYVRADYTIPLENGLDIELGTDYSWQSEVQYDISQNTDTKQGAYGLWNASVALADYSNGWRVALLGKNLTDKSYSPLLASGGNYIYRAVPRDDERYFGVQLRKDF; from the coding sequence ATGCACAACATTCCTGGGGCGATACACAAACTGGCGCAATCGATCCGCGCTGCGGGCTGGATACTCACCGGGCTGGCCGCGCTGCCGTTGCCCGCCGCGTTCGCCGCCGACAGCACCGATCAAGAGCCGACACTCAAGTCCGTCACGGTCACCGCCACCCGCCGCGAAGAGTCGCTGCAAAAGGTCCCGGTGGCGGTGTCGGTGATCGACGGCGAGCAGCTGGAGCGCGACAACCGCAACAGTGTGGCGAGCATCGTCCAGCAAGTGCCGTCGTTGAATTTCCGCACTGGCGCATCGAACAAGGACACCTCGTTGTTCGTGCGTGGCGTGGGGACGATTTCCACTTCGCCGGGCGTCGAGCCGACGGTGGCCACGGTGATTGATGGTGTGGTTTACGCGCGTCCTGGCCAGTCGACTCTGGATCTGCTGGATCTGGAGCGCGCCGAAGTTCTGCGCGGGCCCCAAGGCACGTTGTTCGGCAAGAACGCCTCGGCCGGCGTGCTGAACATCACCAGCAAGGCGCCGACCGCCGAGACCCACGGTTACATCGATCAGTCGTACTACAGCGGCAACGAAAGCCGCACCCGTTTCGGCATCGGTGGAAGTCTGATTCCGGATACGCTCAAGGGCTCGATCAGCACCTTGTTCGGCAGCTATGACGGTAATGTCGACAACAAGCACAACGGTCAGGAGGTCAACGGTTACAACCACCGTGGCGTGCGCGGCAAGCTGGAGTTCACTCCGAACGACGACGTTACCTTCACCCTGATCGCCGACTACATGCAGTCCCATGATGACGGCCCCAATGGCGTCGTGACCAAGTCGCTGACCCCGGCGTTCACCAATGCACTGAGCCCGGTCAGCGCCACCAGTCACAACCGCGATATCAACACCGACACCCGCACCCACGTCGAGGACACCAACAAGGGCCTGTCCGGCCAGCTCGACTGGCAACTCGGCGATTACACCCTGACCTCGATCACCGCGTGGCGCGGCTGGGACAACACCCAGTATCAGGACGGCGACCGCCTCGGCACGGTGACGGCTGCGTTCCCCGGCACGGCGGACAAAGGCGACCTGGCGTTCGACCAGTACTCGCAGGAGCTGCGTCTGGCGTCGCCGAAAGGCGGGTTCCTCGAATACGTCGGCGGCCTGTTCTACATGCACGGCAAGGATGACGAGACCTATCAGCGGACCCTGACCACCACCACGCGGACTGACCGTGGCGTCGCCGACTACAGCACCACCAGCGACAGCTACGCGGTGTTCGGCGAAAGCACGCTGAATTTCACCTCGGACTTGCGTGGCATCGCCGGCCTGCGCTACACCCACGACGATCTGGAATACGATCACCGTCGCGTCTCCACTTCCGCCACTACTGTCAGCGGTATTCAACCGGCTACCAGCAGCTCCGGTTCGGTGGACGAGGACGGCTGGTCCGGCCGGCTCGGTTTGCAATACGACCTGAGCGATACCGTCACCACCTACCTGACCTACTCGCGCGGCTACAAAGGCCCGGCCTACAACGTGTTCTTCAACATGCAGCCGCGCGATACCGAAGCGCTGAAACCGGAAACCTCCAACACCTGGGAGGCGGGGATCAAGGCCTCAAGCTGGAACAATCGCCTGACCACCAACCTCGCGGTTTTCCACAGCGACTACGACAACTATCAGGCGAACTTTTTCGACACCGTCGCCGGCCAAGTGGTGACGCGCCTGATCAACGCCGGCAGCGTCAGCACCGAAGGCGTGGAACTTGATTACGCCCTGCAGGCGACCCAACAACTGAAGTTTTCCGGCGCACTGGCCTACACCCGCGCCCGAATCGACCAGTTCGCCTGCCCGGCGGGCGCGGCGGCGTCGTGCAACGTCAACGGCAAGCCGCTGCCGTTCAGCCCGGACTGGAAAAGCTACGTGCGCGCCGACTACACCATCCCGCTGGAAAACGGCCTGGATATCGAACTCGGCACCGACTACAGCTGGCAGAGCGAAGTGCAGTACGACATCAGCCAGAACACCGACACCAAACAAGGCGCCTACGGCCTCTGGAACGCCAGTGTGGCCCTGGCCGATTACTCCAATGGCTGGCGCGTGGCGTTGCTGGGCAAGAACCTCACCGACAAGTCGTATTCGCCGTTGCTTGCCAGCGGTGGCAACTACATCTACCGCGCCGTGCCCCGCGACGACGAGCGCTACTTCGGCGTGCAACTGCGCAAGGACTTCTGA
- the tauD gene encoding taurine dioxygenase, with translation MSSLNITPLSSALGAQISGVDISQPLNLEQRDAIEQALLKYQVLFFRNQPIEPSQQARFAHYFGDLHIHPIYPNVPEQPEVLILDTAVTDVRDNAIWHTDVTFLTTPAMGAVLSAKLLPEFGGDTLWASGIAAYEALSVPMKAMLEGLTAAHDFTRSFPLERYGNTPEALAQWEEARRKNPPLSHPVIRTHPVSGRRSLFVNEGFTSKINELSETESEAVLKFLFAHATRPEFTIRWRWQKDDIAFWDNRVTQHYAVDDYRPARRVMQRATVLGDVPYFR, from the coding sequence ATGAGCAGCCTGAACATCACCCCGTTAAGCTCGGCCCTCGGCGCACAGATCAGCGGCGTCGACATCAGCCAGCCGCTGAACCTGGAACAACGCGACGCCATCGAGCAGGCTCTGCTCAAATATCAGGTGCTGTTCTTCCGCAATCAGCCAATCGAGCCGTCGCAACAGGCGCGCTTCGCCCACTATTTCGGCGACCTGCACATTCACCCGATCTACCCGAACGTGCCGGAACAACCGGAAGTGCTGATCCTCGACACCGCCGTCACCGACGTGCGCGACAACGCGATCTGGCACACCGACGTGACCTTCCTGACGACCCCGGCCATGGGCGCAGTGCTCAGCGCCAAGCTGTTGCCGGAGTTCGGTGGCGACACGTTGTGGGCCAGCGGGATTGCTGCGTATGAAGCGCTGTCGGTGCCGATGAAGGCAATGCTCGAAGGGCTGACCGCGGCTCACGACTTCACCCGCTCGTTTCCGCTGGAGCGTTACGGCAACACGCCGGAAGCACTGGCGCAGTGGGAAGAGGCACGGCGCAAGAATCCACCGCTGTCGCATCCAGTGATTCGCACTCACCCGGTGAGCGGGCGCCGCTCGCTGTTCGTCAACGAAGGCTTTACTTCGAAGATCAATGAGTTGTCGGAAACCGAGAGTGAAGCGGTGCTGAAGTTCTTGTTCGCCCACGCGACGCGGCCGGAATTCACCATTCGCTGGCGTTGGCAGAAGGATGACATCGCGTTCTGGGACAACCGCGTGACGCAGCATTACGCGGTGGATGATTACCGGCCGGCGCGGCGGGTGATGCAGCGGGCTACGGTGTTGGGGGATGTGCCGTATTTCAGGTGA